The Desulfonatronum thioautotrophicum genome includes the window AGCCTCTCCGCCAGCCGCCGGAGCAGCGGCAACCGCGGCTACTGGGGCTGCGGCGGACACCCCGAACTTTTCTTCCAGTTCCTTGATGAACTCTGCGAGTTCCAGGACGGTCATATTGGAGATAAATTCGACGACTTGATCTTTGGTAACGCTCATGATTGGATATCCTCTTGATAATAAAAGCTTTGGCTTGTTCAGTTAAACAGTTTGCGACTGTTCCTTCTGCTCCTTGATCCCATTCAAGGCATACAGAAAGTTCCGCAAAATATTGGCAAACAATCCCACGAAGTTGGTCGGCACGGCGTTCATCGTTCCCAAGGCCTTGGCCAGGAGCACTTCCTTTGCAGGTAACTTGGCCAATGCATCAACCTGGGCACTGGAGAGCAGAGTTCCCTCAAGACTCGCGAAGCGCGTACTGAAATTCTTGGCGCCTTTTTCGAATTCAACGACGATCTTGGCAGCGGAGACCGGATCACCGGATGCGAAGGCGATGGCGCAACAGTCCTTGAGTGAGTCATTCAGGACGTCATGCGGTGTCCCGTTGAGGGCGATGCGGGCCAAGGTGTTCTTAACGACATGGAAATCCACTCCGGATTCGCGGAGTTTGACGCGCAAGGGCGTCACCTCTTCCACCTTGAGTCCCTTGAAGTCGGTAACGATGGCGATGCTGGCCGTGGAAGCCTTGCTTCGCAATTTCTCGATGATTTCGCCTTTTTGCGTTCTGTTCACGTGGTTTCACCTCCTTTGCGGCATGATAGGGCAAAGAAGAGCCAAAGCTGGTCTCGGCAGGACATTAAGGAGTTCACTCCACCTGCTGTCTCTGACTCCTGGATTGCCATCCAAATGGGAAAAGCTCGAGCCCGTCACATCACAGGCTCGAGCAAAATACTGGTGTGGAGCGCTAATCGCGGGGCATGCTCTGGAAGTCGAGCTTGATCCCAGGCCCCATGGTCGTGGAGACAGCCATTGAACGAAAATACGTTCCTTTGGCTGAGGAAGGCTTGAGCCGGGTAAGGGTGTCGATGACTGTACGCAGATTGTCGACAAGCTTGTCCGCGCCAAAAGAAACCTTTCCCAGAGGCGAGTGGATCACTCCGGCCTTATCCACTTTGAACTCGACACGACCGGCTTTCATTTCCTTGACAGCCTTGCCGATATCAAAGGTTACGGTACCGGTTTTTGCATTGGGCATCAGTCCCCGTGGCCCAAGAATCCGGCCGATCTTTCCGATCTGGGCCATCATGTCCGGAGTAGCGACGGCTTGGTCAAACTCAAGCCACCCTTCCTTGATTTTTTCGATGAGGTCCTCGCTGCCGACAAAATCAGCACCGGCTTCCTTGGCCTCAGCCTCTTTGTCGCCCTTGCAGAAGGCAGCCACGCGGACTTCCTTACCCAGGCCGTGGGGCAAGGTCACTGCGCCACGGACCATCTGGTCGGAGTATTTCGGGTCAACCCCGAGGCAAACGGCAACATCGACGGTTTCATCGAATTTGGCGTAGGCCATCTTCAATGCCAGATCCAATCCGTCTTTGACCGGAAACTTGGCCTTCAGATCAATGTCTTGAACGGCATTACGATATTTTTTTCCATGTGTCGGCATGATCTTTCTTCCTTTCCCCTAGATTTCAACCTCAAGGCCCATACTCCGTGCTGTCCCCATGACGGTCTGCATGGCGGCCTCAAGGCTTCCCGCAGTCAAATCCGGCATTTTCAGCTTGGCGATTTCCTCAACCTGGGCCTTGGAGACCTTTCCGACTTTGGTCTTGTTCGGTTCACCGGACCCCTTGTCCAGTTTGGCGGCCTTGAGCAATAGCACCGAGGCCGGCGGGGTCTTGGTGACAAAGGTAAAGGTCCTGTCCGCGTACACCGTGATGATCACGGGAGTGATCATGCCCTTCTGCTCTTGAGTCTTGGCGTTGAAGCTCTTGCAGAACTCCATGATATTCACCCCATGCTGACCCAAAGCAGGCCCAACAGGGGGAGAGGGGTTGGCAGCTCCGGCTGGAACCTGGAGCTTGATTTTTGCTTTAATCTTTTTTGCCATGAATATACCTACTCACTGATCCGCCACAGTACGGAATTATGTTTTGCTCACCTGGACAAATTCCAGTTCCACCGGCGTCTGTCTTCCGAAGATGGACACCGTCACCTTCAGCTTGCCCTTGTCGTAGTTCACTTCTTCGACAACAGCGTTGAAGTTGGCGAAGGGTCCGTCAATCACGCGCACCTCGTCACCGCGCTCAAAGGAAAACTTCGGACGTGGCTGCTCCTGACGCGTCTCCATCATGTTCAAGATTTTCAACGCCTCACGCTCGGGCATCGGCAACGGTCTGTTCTTTCCACCCAGGAACCCGGTTACGCGGGGCAAGGATTGAACCAGATGCCAGGAGTCGTCGGTCAAGATCATCTTGACCATGATGTACCCGGGATAGAATTTACGCGTTGATGTCTTCTTCTCGCCCTTGACGAGTTCGACGACCTTTTCCGTCGGGACAACGACCTCTTCAATCAGACCAAGGGCTCTGTTGGTGCGGATCATCTCCTTGATGGTTCGTTCAACACGCTGTTCAAAACCGGTATGCGTGTGCACGATGAACCATTCCGGTCGAGCCGTGCTCTCTGGCTGGATTGTAGTCGTATCCATGGATGTCGCGTGTGTGCGGTGTTCGCGTCTTTGGCTAAGGTTCGTTCGACAGAAGGGTCGGAACTCAAACCGATCCTAATAGAGAATTACTTCGACGATTTTGGCCAAAGCCAGATCGACGAGACCAAGAAACAAGGACATAATGATCACGAGGACCACGACAGCCATGCAGGTGGCCTGCGTTTCCTTGCGTGTCGGCCATGTCACTTTCTTCAGTTCCAGCTTGGACTTTTCAAAAAAATCCTTGAACTGAACGGCTTTTTCTTTGATATCGAAGCGCCCTGCTGGAACCTTCTTGTCTTCACCAGATTGTTGTTTTGCCATAATCCATCCGTATGAAAAATTGGCAGGCCAGGAGGGATTCGAACCCCCACCCCCCGGATTTGGAGTCCGGTGCTCTAACCGTTAGAGCTACTGGCCTGCGAAGCGGAGAAAGCCCCGACTATTTTGTCTCCCGATGGATTCGGTGCC containing:
- the nusG gene encoding transcription termination/antitermination protein NusG, encoding MDTTTIQPESTARPEWFIVHTHTGFEQRVERTIKEMIRTNRALGLIEEVVVPTEKVVELVKGEKKTSTRKFYPGYIMVKMILTDDSWHLVQSLPRVTGFLGGKNRPLPMPEREALKILNMMETRQEQPRPKFSFERGDEVRVIDGPFANFNAVVEEVNYDKGKLKVTVSIFGRQTPVELEFVQVSKT
- the rplK gene encoding 50S ribosomal protein L11, yielding MAKKIKAKIKLQVPAGAANPSPPVGPALGQHGVNIMEFCKSFNAKTQEQKGMITPVIITVYADRTFTFVTKTPPASVLLLKAAKLDKGSGEPNKTKVGKVSKAQVEEIAKLKMPDLTAGSLEAAMQTVMGTARSMGLEVEI
- the rplA gene encoding 50S ribosomal protein L1, with the translated sequence MPTHGKKYRNAVQDIDLKAKFPVKDGLDLALKMAYAKFDETVDVAVCLGVDPKYSDQMVRGAVTLPHGLGKEVRVAAFCKGDKEAEAKEAGADFVGSEDLIEKIKEGWLEFDQAVATPDMMAQIGKIGRILGPRGLMPNAKTGTVTFDIGKAVKEMKAGRVEFKVDKAGVIHSPLGKVSFGADKLVDNLRTVIDTLTRLKPSSAKGTYFRSMAVSTTMGPGIKLDFQSMPRD
- the secE gene encoding preprotein translocase subunit SecE, yielding MAKQQSGEDKKVPAGRFDIKEKAVQFKDFFEKSKLELKKVTWPTRKETQATCMAVVVLVIIMSLFLGLVDLALAKIVEVILY
- the rplJ gene encoding 50S ribosomal protein L10, with the translated sequence MNRTQKGEIIEKLRSKASTASIAIVTDFKGLKVEEVTPLRVKLRESGVDFHVVKNTLARIALNGTPHDVLNDSLKDCCAIAFASGDPVSAAKIVVEFEKGAKNFSTRFASLEGTLLSSAQVDALAKLPAKEVLLAKALGTMNAVPTNFVGLFANILRNFLYALNGIKEQKEQSQTV